Within Candidatus Limnocylindrales bacterium, the genomic segment GGGGTACGGGGAACGGCTATGCCAACCTGGCACGAGTTGACCGAAAAGGATCGGCTGGCCGTGATTCAGTATATTAAAACTTTTTCGGAGTTTTGGAAAGAAGAAACCCCGCTACCGCCCATTGAAATTCCAAAACCACCCCCTGCCAGTCCGGAAATGATTGCCAAGGGAAAAGAAGCCTTTGAGTCGGCTAAGTGCTGGCAATGCCATGGGAGAGGAGGAAAGGGAGATGGACCTTCTGCCAATGAGCTTAAAGACGATTGGGGGTTCCCGATCCGCCCGGCCGACTTTACAAGGGGTATTTTTAAGTCGGGACCCGGCGTCCGGGATATCTTCCGGACTATGTCCACCGGGTTAAATGGAACTCCAATGCCTTCTTATATCGATACCCTTTCGGAAGAGCAACGCTGGCAAATCTCTTACTATGTCTTATCCTTTTCTGCTTATAGGGATCCCCTGCATAATAAAGAGTATGATATTCCCGAAGCCGTAAAAACTGCCCTGGATTCTCCCGATGTGCAGGCTCCGGATTCCAAACATGCTTTTAACCCTGCCACCTTGAAGAAAACGATGGCGGCAACCGTGGAGGATCAGTTGAAAGCGGCGAAAGAGTAATCGGCGGTGAGACCGATAACCTGCGTAAAACGGAATATGCGAGACGTAGCTTTACGTTTCACGATTCACGTTTTACGCCTTAGATTAATGAAAGATGTCTTTTTACTTGAGTTTCTAACCTTTTATGAGTTTTTTGTAGCCCTTCTCATGGGTTTTGCCGCTCTATGCTTTTTTATATGGGCTATTCTAACAGGAAATTTCAAAGATGTTGAAGCTATTAAGTATAAGGTCTACGAGATGGAGGTCGTCCATGAAGAGGGAAGAAAAGGAAAAAACAGGTGAACAAAGCTCAGATAAAAAATCTACTCCCCCGGTAGAACCTGTGCAGGGGAAGTATGGACCTGTGGAAGAATACCACTTCTCAGGCATCCGGGTCTACCATGGTATTGTTAACAAATGGCTCCTTATCGTCTACCTGGTCCTGGTAATATGGGCTCTTTTCTATCTCTTTAAACATTGGGGAGGACTTGGACCAGGATTGGGATTCTAAAGGAGAAGTTTATGTCCCTGGCAGAAAGAATCGTTTTTATTTTAGCCATCCTGAATCTGATATTTCTCGGACTGGAACTGTTATATAACATCTTAAACGCGCTCGTTGCTTATTTATAAAGACGAGCTTCCTGCTCATGTTTCCGAAAAGTGATTTTTAGAGGAACGACCTATGGTGTGTAAACATTGCGGGCTTCCTCTACCTTATGCCAGAAGCCGGGACTATCAGATCAGAAACCAGCTCAACATCCCCCCTGGCCCCCCTCCAGGGGGGATGAAGAACGAAACTGAAAAATCCTCAGAATTCAGGGATTCCCATTCAGAACTGGAAAAGGATCGATTCTGTTGCTATGGTTGTTATATTGCCTACCAGGTTGTAGGGGAAAAAGGGGAAGAGGGAGAAGCCTCCTGGAATTTAATCAAGTTAGGATTAGGCGTTTTTTTATCCATGAACGCCATGATGTTCAACCTGGTGCTTTACTTTGGAGATCTCCGGGAGATAAGTGCGGATCTCCTTCCCCTTATTCATTATCTCCTCTTTGTCCTTTCCACGCTGGTCATGGGCTTTCTGGGTCTTCCCTTTCTTTATAGCGCCTGGCGAAGTCTCCGACGGGTTTCTTTTACCATGGATAGTTTAATTGCCGTAGGAGCCTTCTCCGCCTATTTTTATTCCAGCTATATCACTTTCACCCGGCAACAGGGGGTTTACTTCGATACCGGCAATATGATCCTGGTTCTGGTAACCCTGGGAAGATTCCTGGAGGCAAAGGCTAAAGCCAGCACTTCGGATTCTATTCGAAAATTTCTTCAATTGGGAGCCTCAGAGGCAACCGTCCTGAAAGATGGAAAAATCCTGAAAGTTCCGGTCCAGGCTATCCAGGTGGGAGACATCCTCCAGGTTCTGCCTGGAGAAAAAATTCCGGTAGACGGAAGAATTATCCAGGGAGAAACCAGTGTGGATGAATCCATGCTCACAGGGGAGTCAAGACCTGTTCAAAAGGGTAAAGACGATAAGGTATTCGGTGCAACCCTTAACCGGGAAGGGTATATCTTGATGGAAGCAACCCATGTCGGTCAGGATACCGTCTTATCTCAAATTGTGAGGCTTATGGAACAAGCCCAACTGAGTCGAGCCTCTATCCAAAACCTGGTCGATAAGATTTCAAATCTGTTTGTTCCGGTTATCTTAAGTATAGCTTTGATAACATTTACGGTATGGTTTTTCAAGGGACATACAGAGGCTGCGTTACTGAACTCCCTGGCCGTATTACTTATTTCCTGTCCCTGTGCCCTGGGAATTGCAACCCCTATGGTAACCTGTATCGGTATCGGAAGGGCTGCAAGGGAAGGAATTCTTATCAGAACCGGGGAGGTTCTGGAAAAACTTCCTCGACTT encodes:
- a CDS encoding copper-translocating P-type ATPase, giving the protein MKNETEKSSEFRDSHSELEKDRFCCYGCYIAYQVVGEKGEEGEASWNLIKLGLGVFLSMNAMMFNLVLYFGDLREISADLLPLIHYLLFVLSTLVMGFLGLPFLYSAWRSLRRVSFTMDSLIAVGAFSAYFYSSYITFTRQQGVYFDTGNMILVLVTLGRFLEAKAKASTSDSIRKFLQLGASEATVLKDGKILKVPVQAIQVGDILQVLPGEKIPVDGRIIQGETSVDESMLTGESRPVQKGKDDKVFGATLNREGYILMEATHVGQDTVLSQIVRLMEQAQLSRASIQNLVDKISNLFVPVILSIALITFTVWFFKGHTEAALLNSLAVLLISCPCALGIATPMVTCIGIGRAAREGILIRTGEVLEKLPRLQSIFFDKTGTLTQGKMTLSSWLIDPSSEDYDENQLLTLAASLETCSEHSLGKSIVEAARQRNLPLYKVLEFKVKPGMGIQGRILWKENPLVYLGSERYFRENHLALSETLLSEKERLQSVGKTVIFCGWQGKARGLLSFSDEVREEAYQAIKACRRLGLEVSILSGDHPLVAYEVGKKLNISRVYAHLLPSEKAQEIQKAQNQGYKVAMVGDGINDAPSLAQADVGIAMGSGTDLAKETADISILGGDLRKIPWAIQLASAAYKKIQENLFWAFIYNILGIALAASGVLTPILSAGMMVISSLCVIGNSLRLQKFNGGE